A portion of the Halopelagius inordinatus genome contains these proteins:
- the alaS gene encoding alanine--tRNA ligase, whose product MSELEEEYRLDYFEEEGFHRKQCPVTDAYFWTRDPDRETCGEPPADDYTFIDNPGFDEEYTLEEMREKFLSFFEEHGHERIEPYPVAANRWRDDVLLTQASIYDFQPLVTSGQTPPPANPLTISQPCIRMQDIDNVGKTGRHTMAFEMMAHHAFNAREEVGDEYAYSGEVYWKDETVELCDEFFEHMGADLEEITYIEDPWVGGGNAGPAFEVLYRGAELATLVFMSMEQDPEGDYEMKDGNRYSPMDTYIVDTGYGLERWAWVSQGTATVYEAVYPDMIQFLKENAGISLSEEEEALVHRAAKLSGYLDIDEVDDVYEARVDIAEQLDVDAEELTELLRPLEDIYAIADHCRTLAYMFGDGIVPSNVGTGYLARMVLRRTKRLVDNVGIDAPLDELVDMQAERLDYRNRDTIRDIVRTEERKYRETLERGTRKVRALADEYADSGDPIPVEELIELYDSHGIQPDMVEEIADERGATVDMPDDFYSLVADRHEGEGGTREATARDERIADLPETERLYYDDQERTEFEAVVLDVFERDDGYDVVLDQTMFYPEGGGQPADHGTLSSDETTVEVTDVQRIDGVVLHRADDDPGKGEFVRGKVDATRRNRLMRHHTATHVVGHAAREVLGDHVRQAGAQKGTDRARFDVTHYERITREEVEEIERLANDIVMRNLPVKQQWPDRHEAEERYGFDLYQGGIPPGQNIRVITVGDDVQACGGTHVKYTGDIGTIKILNTEPVQDGIERIVFAAGDAAIDATHRTENALYEAAEILDVNPENVPETAERFFTEWKQRGKTIDRLKTELAEARAAAGADEVDIEGTPAVVQRVEGDAEELRATANAIVDEGNVAVLGSAAGGSAQFVVGVPDGVGINAGEVVGELAGRVGGGGGGPPDFAQGGGPNVDELDETLEAAPDVLRTVLNA is encoded by the coding sequence ATGAGCGAACTCGAAGAGGAGTATCGCCTCGACTACTTCGAGGAAGAGGGGTTCCACCGGAAGCAGTGTCCCGTGACGGACGCGTACTTCTGGACGCGCGACCCCGACCGAGAGACCTGCGGCGAACCGCCCGCCGACGACTACACCTTCATCGACAACCCCGGATTCGACGAGGAGTACACGCTCGAGGAGATGCGAGAGAAGTTCCTCTCGTTTTTCGAGGAACACGGCCACGAGCGCATCGAACCGTACCCGGTCGCGGCGAACCGCTGGCGCGACGACGTTCTCCTGACGCAGGCGTCCATCTACGACTTCCAACCGCTCGTCACGAGCGGTCAGACGCCGCCGCCGGCGAACCCGCTGACCATCTCTCAACCCTGCATCCGGATGCAGGACATCGACAACGTCGGCAAGACGGGACGCCACACGATGGCGTTCGAGATGATGGCGCACCACGCGTTCAACGCCCGCGAGGAGGTGGGCGACGAGTACGCCTACTCCGGCGAGGTGTACTGGAAAGACGAGACGGTCGAACTCTGCGACGAGTTCTTCGAGCACATGGGCGCCGACTTAGAGGAGATAACGTACATCGAGGACCCGTGGGTCGGCGGCGGAAACGCCGGTCCCGCCTTCGAGGTGCTGTACCGCGGCGCGGAACTGGCGACGCTCGTCTTCATGTCGATGGAACAGGACCCCGAGGGCGACTACGAGATGAAAGACGGCAACCGGTACTCGCCGATGGACACCTACATCGTCGACACCGGCTACGGACTCGAACGCTGGGCGTGGGTGTCGCAGGGCACCGCTACCGTCTACGAAGCCGTCTACCCCGACATGATTCAGTTCCTCAAGGAGAACGCGGGCATTTCGCTCTCCGAGGAGGAGGAGGCCCTCGTCCACCGCGCCGCCAAACTGTCGGGCTACCTCGACATAGACGAGGTAGACGACGTGTACGAGGCGCGCGTCGATATCGCGGAGCAACTCGACGTGGACGCCGAGGAACTGACGGAACTGCTCCGCCCTCTCGAAGACATCTACGCCATCGCCGACCACTGCCGAACCCTCGCGTACATGTTCGGCGACGGTATCGTGCCGTCGAACGTCGGCACCGGCTACCTCGCGCGGATGGTGCTCCGGCGGACGAAACGCCTCGTGGACAACGTCGGCATCGACGCCCCGTTGGACGAACTGGTGGACATGCAGGCCGAACGACTCGACTACCGGAACCGCGACACCATCCGCGACATCGTCCGAACGGAAGAGCGGAAGTACCGCGAGACGCTCGAACGCGGCACGCGGAAGGTCCGCGCTCTCGCCGACGAGTACGCCGACTCCGGCGACCCGATTCCGGTCGAGGAACTCATCGAACTGTACGACTCCCACGGCATCCAACCGGACATGGTCGAGGAGATAGCCGACGAACGGGGCGCGACGGTCGATATGCCGGACGACTTCTACTCGCTGGTCGCCGACAGACACGAGGGTGAGGGCGGCACCCGCGAGGCGACCGCCCGCGACGAACGCATCGCCGACCTGCCCGAAACGGAGCGTCTCTACTACGACGACCAGGAGCGAACGGAGTTCGAGGCGGTCGTCCTCGACGTCTTCGAACGCGACGACGGCTACGACGTGGTTCTCGACCAGACGATGTTCTACCCCGAGGGCGGCGGCCAACCCGCGGACCACGGAACGCTCTCTTCCGACGAGACGACGGTGGAGGTAACGGACGTCCAGCGAATCGACGGCGTCGTCCTCCACCGCGCGGACGACGACCCCGGGAAAGGCGAGTTCGTCCGCGGGAAAGTCGACGCGACGCGCCGGAATCGCCTGATGCGACACCACACCGCGACGCACGTGGTCGGCCACGCCGCGCGGGAGGTCCTCGGCGACCACGTCCGACAGGCGGGCGCACAGAAGGGAACCGACCGCGCGCGCTTCGACGTGACGCATTACGAACGCATCACCCGCGAGGAGGTAGAGGAGATAGAACGCCTCGCGAACGACATCGTGATGCGGAACCTCCCGGTCAAACAGCAGTGGCCCGACCGCCACGAGGCAGAAGAGCGGTACGGCTTCGATCTGTATCAGGGCGGTATCCCGCCGGGACAGAACATCCGCGTCATAACCGTCGGCGACGACGTGCAGGCCTGCGGCGGGACACACGTAAAGTACACCGGCGACATCGGGACGATAAAGATTCTGAACACGGAACCGGTCCAAGACGGCATCGAGCGAATCGTCTTCGCCGCTGGCGACGCGGCCATCGACGCGACGCACCGGACGGAGAACGCCCTGTACGAGGCCGCCGAAATTCTCGACGTGAACCCCGAGAACGTGCCCGAGACCGCAGAGCGCTTTTTCACCGAGTGGAAACAGCGGGGCAAGACCATAGACCGCCTGAAGACGGAACTCGCGGAGGCGCGCGCCGCCGCGGGGGCCGACGAGGTGGACATCGAGGGAACGCCCGCCGTCGTCCAACGCGTCGAGGGCGACGCCGAGGAACTCCGCGCGACGGCGAACGCCATCGTCGACGAGGGGAACGTCGCCGTTCTCGGCTCCGCCGCGGGCGGAAGCGCGCAGTTCGTCGTCGGCGTCCCCGACGGCGTCGGCATCAACGCCGGAGAGGTCGTCGGCGAACTCGCCGGACGCGTCGGCGGCGGCGGGGGCGGCCCGCCGGACTTCGCACAGGGCGGCGGCCCGAACGTGGACGAACTCGACGAGACGCTCGAAGCGGCACCCGACGTCCTCCGGACGGTCCTGAACGCGTAG
- a CDS encoding GNAT family N-acetyltransferase has translation MGLAVRAATLDDHGSAMFLLDGAMLDADAEAVRRRIDAGSVFVAVAGGDPDGRVVGVCVLDGREIEQIAVRRERRGRGVGTALVEAVDSRVDGELTAEFRESVRPFYDSLGFEVREAETEGRFRGVLR, from the coding sequence ATGGGGCTCGCGGTCAGGGCGGCGACCCTCGACGACCACGGGAGCGCGATGTTCCTCCTCGACGGCGCGATGCTCGACGCCGACGCCGAGGCGGTCCGCCGCCGAATCGACGCGGGGTCGGTGTTCGTGGCCGTCGCGGGGGGCGACCCCGACGGCCGCGTGGTCGGCGTCTGCGTCCTCGACGGGCGCGAAATCGAACAGATAGCGGTCCGCCGAGAGCGTCGCGGCCGGGGCGTCGGAACCGCGTTGGTCGAAGCGGTCGATTCGCGGGTCGACGGCGAACTGACCGCGGAGTTCCGCGAGAGCGTGAGGCCGTTCTACGACTCGCTCGGGTTCGAGGTGCGCGAGGCGGAAACCGAGGGGCGCTTTCGGGGCGTCCTCAGATGA
- a CDS encoding replication factor C small subunit, with the protein MSEAADSESTPAGREIWIEKYRPQTLDDVYGQEDIVDRLKSYIEQDDLPHLLFAGPAGIGKTTCATAIARAIYGDDWRGNFLELNASDQRGIDVVRDRIKNFARSSFGGYDYRVIFLDEADSLTSDAQSALRRTMEQFSDNTRFILSCNYSSKIIDPIQSRCAVFRFSPLSDDAVGAQVEDIAETEGIELTEDGLDALVYAAGGDMRRAINSLQAAATTGDVVDEEAVYMITSTARPEDIEEMVVAAIDGDFLGARSKLETLLVDTGMAGGDIIDQLHRSVWDFDLDERATVRLMERIGEADYRITEGANEQVQLEALLASLAGASDE; encoded by the coding sequence ATGAGCGAGGCCGCAGACTCGGAGTCCACGCCGGCGGGCCGAGAGATATGGATAGAGAAGTACCGCCCGCAGACGTTGGACGACGTGTACGGGCAAGAGGACATCGTGGACCGTCTGAAGTCGTACATCGAGCAAGACGACCTCCCCCACCTCCTCTTTGCCGGACCGGCGGGCATCGGGAAGACGACCTGTGCGACGGCCATCGCGCGCGCCATCTACGGCGACGACTGGCGCGGCAACTTCCTCGAACTGAACGCGTCGGACCAACGCGGCATCGACGTGGTCCGCGACCGAATCAAGAACTTCGCGCGTTCGTCGTTCGGCGGGTACGACTACCGCGTCATCTTCTTGGACGAGGCCGACTCCCTCACGTCGGACGCGCAGTCCGCGCTCCGCCGAACGATGGAGCAGTTCTCCGACAACACTCGCTTCATCCTCTCGTGTAACTACTCTTCGAAGATCATCGACCCCATCCAGTCGCGGTGCGCCGTCTTCCGCTTTTCTCCGCTCTCCGACGACGCCGTCGGAGCGCAGGTCGAAGATATCGCGGAGACCGAGGGAATCGAACTCACCGAGGACGGACTCGACGCCCTCGTCTACGCGGCGGGCGGGGACATGCGCCGCGCCATCAACTCCCTGCAGGCCGCGGCGACGACGGGCGACGTGGTGGACGAGGAGGCGGTGTACATGATAACCTCCACCGCCCGCCCCGAGGACATAGAGGAGATGGTCGTCGCGGCCATCGACGGCGACTTCCTCGGCGCGCGGTCGAAGTTGGAGACGCTCCTCGTCGATACGGGGATGGCGGGCGGCGACATCATCGACCAACTCCACCGGTCGGTGTGGGACTTCGACCTGGACGAACGAGCGACCGTCCGCCTGATGGAACGCATCGGCGAGGCGGACTACAGAATCACCGAGGGCGCGAACGAACAGGTGCAACTCGAAGCGTTGCTGGCGTCTCTCGCGGGCGCGTCGGACGAGTAG
- a CDS encoding TspO/MBR family protein yields MEIRETVSGRSIGEWIVWVGVSLLAGVVGNGLSGTAVRTWYPTLVEPWFAPPNWVFGPVWITLYVLMGTAAFLVSRSADGRTRLALVVFLGQLVLNAAWSGAFFGLRSPAYGLVVIVPLLLGVGATTALFARIDRRAAALVTPYLLWTAFATLLNYQFWVLN; encoded by the coding sequence ATGGAGATACGCGAGACGGTCTCGGGGCGGTCGATAGGCGAGTGGATAGTGTGGGTGGGGGTGTCGCTACTGGCGGGCGTCGTCGGAAACGGGCTGTCGGGGACGGCGGTTCGGACGTGGTATCCGACGCTCGTGGAACCGTGGTTCGCGCCGCCGAACTGGGTGTTCGGGCCCGTCTGGATAACGTTGTACGTCCTGATGGGGACGGCGGCGTTTCTCGTGTCTCGGTCCGCGGACGGACGGACTCGCCTCGCCCTCGTCGTCTTCCTCGGCCAACTGGTGTTGAACGCCGCGTGGTCGGGGGCGTTCTTCGGTCTCCGGTCGCCCGCGTACGGACTCGTCGTCATCGTCCCGTTGCTCCTCGGCGTCGGAGCGACGACGGCGCTCTTCGCCCGCATCGACCGACGGGCGGCGGCGCTCGTAACCCCGTACCTCCTGTGGACGGCGTTCGCCACCCTCCTCAACTACCAGTTTTGGGTGCTGAACTGA
- a CDS encoding phosphoglucomutase/phosphomannomutase family protein, translating to MDQISFGTDGWRATLDTFTDDRLRVVGQAVADYLSDEGYDAPVFVGYDARETSPGFAESLAEVLAGNGFDVLLPDRDRPTPLVAYAIVERGLSGALMVTASHNPAEYNGVKFIPSDGAPALPDVTEAIVERLAEPDLLPEDERGTIEEVDIVSPHAKHARELVDADLSGLTVVYDAMHGSGRGVTDALLESAGAEVISIRDEQDPDFGGSPPEPSAENLERLVETVREEDADLGVANDGDSDRVAFVTPERGHLDENLFFAAAYDYLLESDSGPAVRTVSTTFLIDRIAEAHGQEVFETPVGFKWVADAMKDHDALMGGEESGGFSVRGHVREKDGVLMGLLGAAATAAEPMDERVDRLLSEHGDIVADKIGLECPDSEKDRVIDDLDGDLPDQVAGRDIAKVVTLDGFKLLLEDGSWLLVRPSGTEPMMRVYAEASSREDVDTLLEAGRELVAPLI from the coding sequence ATGGACCAAATCTCCTTCGGAACCGACGGCTGGCGTGCGACGCTCGACACGTTCACCGACGACAGACTCAGAGTGGTCGGACAGGCGGTGGCGGACTACCTCTCGGACGAGGGGTACGACGCGCCGGTGTTCGTCGGGTACGACGCCCGCGAGACGTCGCCCGGGTTCGCCGAGTCGCTCGCGGAGGTGCTCGCGGGCAACGGCTTCGACGTTCTCCTCCCCGACCGGGACCGACCGACACCGCTCGTCGCCTACGCCATCGTCGAACGGGGACTCTCCGGTGCGCTCATGGTCACGGCGTCGCACAACCCCGCCGAGTACAACGGCGTGAAGTTCATCCCCTCGGACGGCGCGCCCGCCCTCCCCGACGTGACCGAAGCCATCGTCGAACGCCTCGCGGAACCGGACCTACTTCCCGAGGACGAACGCGGGACGATAGAGGAAGTGGACATCGTCTCCCCGCACGCGAAGCACGCGCGGGAACTCGTGGACGCCGACCTCTCGGGTCTCACCGTCGTCTACGACGCCATGCACGGGTCGGGCCGCGGCGTCACGGACGCCCTCCTCGAATCGGCGGGCGCGGAGGTCATCAGCATCCGCGACGAACAGGACCCGGACTTCGGCGGCAGTCCGCCGGAACCGAGCGCTGAAAATCTCGAACGGTTGGTCGAAACCGTCCGCGAGGAGGATGCCGACTTGGGCGTCGCGAACGACGGCGACTCGGACCGGGTGGCGTTCGTCACTCCCGAACGCGGCCACTTGGACGAGAACCTCTTTTTCGCCGCCGCCTACGACTACCTGCTCGAATCCGATAGCGGTCCCGCCGTCCGCACCGTCTCCACGACGTTCCTCATCGACCGCATCGCAGAAGCCCACGGCCAAGAGGTGTTCGAGACGCCGGTCGGCTTCAAGTGGGTCGCGGACGCCATGAAGGACCACGACGCCCTGATGGGCGGCGAAGAATCGGGCGGGTTCTCCGTCCGCGGACACGTCCGCGAGAAAGACGGCGTCCTGATGGGTCTTCTCGGCGCGGCGGCCACCGCCGCGGAACCGATGGACGAACGCGTCGACCGCCTCCTCTCGGAACACGGCGACATCGTCGCGGACAAGATAGGGCTCGAATGTCCCGACTCCGAGAAGGACCGCGTCATAGACGACTTAGACGGCGACCTCCCCGATCAGGTGGCCGGACGCGACATCGCGAAAGTCGTCACGCTCGACGGTTTCAAACTCCTCTTAGAAGACGGGTCGTGGCTGCTCGTGCGCCCCTCGGGGACGGAGCCGATGATGCGCGTCTACGCCGAGGCGTCGAGTCGGGAGGACGTCGATACCCTGCTGGAAGCGGGCCGCGAACTGGTCGCACCGCTCATCTGA
- the samp2 gene encoding ubiquitin-like small modifier protein SAMP2 gives MQVTVEVVGEETREVEVGDGGTYADVVRAVDLSPHEVSVLVDGAPVPEDQPVESSELKVLRLIKGG, from the coding sequence ATGCAGGTGACCGTCGAAGTCGTCGGGGAGGAGACGCGCGAGGTGGAGGTGGGCGACGGCGGGACGTACGCCGACGTGGTCCGCGCGGTGGACCTCAGCCCGCACGAGGTGTCCGTCCTCGTCGACGGCGCTCCCGTCCCCGAGGACCAGCCCGTCGAATCGTCAGAGCTGAAGGTTCTCAGGCTAATCAAGGGCGGATAG
- a CDS encoding GAF domain-containing sensor histidine kinase, protein MTGEAVPDVDFGAGIELSASDGYPDRRRDCGVVVVTDPARVVETTAPTVCYTDFDPEDVPDPGRFDAFVPRGETAMLETQVRWLLARGPRREPSAAGTESSVSTIDERSRLQRLYEGTTALVAAETTSELFARTLDIADEILDFDNSTICVHEGDRFRVCANVGTLELDHTVPDDTGILGETYWSGESVLVDDVREHPAAAPNDPDHRSVVSIPIGEFGVFQAFSTTVGSFDLTDFHLAELLVSYAAETAARIESEETVRRGRERVEALHGGAVELAAVTDLEELFERAVAVAEDVLAFDICNIGVVDGDDITPVAASSGVAEDGVQKLSLDDGSIAAKTHLTGETHVVTDMAEDEDAEPAKSTYRSGLSVPIGDVAVFQAASSLPDAFDETDAELAELLMAHVAVTADRIRAEDGLREERDRSTALFEQVSDAAVAYEIDGASGTVRVREVNRTFEETFGVEASEAVGRDLTELVVPDGVTDAAELRVVDGESHRSEVRRCGPDGERDFILNVVPFASGGRADEGFALYTDITERKRREAELERQNERLAEFTNIVSHDLRNPLSVARGHLELARETESEESFEAVREALVRMETLIDDLLSLARQGAVVGDPEPVDLGEVACRAWQTVDAPDATLSVPATATVVADGDRLDELLGNLFRNAVEHGATRERESAVTVTVGPLASADGFYVEDDGPGIAPDRRDAVFEPGETTGGDGIGYGLPIVRRIAEAHDWSVTLCESATGGARFEFTGTE, encoded by the coding sequence GTGACAGGGGAAGCGGTACCGGACGTCGATTTCGGTGCGGGTATCGAACTGTCCGCGAGCGACGGCTATCCGGACCGACGCCGCGACTGCGGCGTCGTCGTCGTCACGGACCCCGCACGAGTCGTCGAGACGACGGCCCCGACCGTCTGTTACACCGACTTCGACCCGGAGGACGTGCCCGACCCCGGCCGGTTCGACGCGTTCGTCCCGCGCGGCGAGACGGCGATGCTCGAGACGCAGGTTCGGTGGCTCTTGGCCCGCGGTCCGCGCCGCGAACCGTCGGCCGCCGGGACGGAGAGTTCGGTCAGTACGATCGACGAACGGTCACGCCTCCAACGTCTCTACGAGGGCACCACCGCACTCGTCGCCGCGGAGACGACGTCGGAACTGTTCGCCCGCACCCTCGACATCGCAGACGAGATACTCGACTTCGACAACTCGACGATATGCGTCCACGAGGGCGACCGCTTCCGCGTCTGCGCGAACGTCGGCACCCTCGAACTCGACCACACCGTTCCCGACGACACGGGTATCCTCGGAGAGACGTACTGGTCCGGCGAGTCCGTCCTCGTCGACGACGTCCGCGAACATCCGGCGGCGGCCCCGAACGACCCGGACCACCGGTCGGTCGTGAGCATCCCCATCGGGGAGTTCGGCGTCTTCCAGGCGTTCTCGACGACGGTCGGCTCGTTCGACTTGACTGACTTTCATCTCGCGGAACTGCTCGTCTCCTACGCGGCGGAGACGGCGGCCCGAATCGAATCCGAAGAGACCGTCCGCAGGGGCCGAGAACGGGTCGAGGCGCTTCACGGCGGCGCGGTCGAACTCGCGGCGGTGACGGACCTCGAAGAGTTGTTCGAACGGGCCGTAGCCGTGGCGGAGGACGTACTCGCGTTCGACATCTGCAACATCGGCGTCGTGGACGGAGACGACATCACCCCTGTCGCCGCGTCCTCGGGGGTAGCGGAGGACGGCGTCCAGAAACTCTCGCTCGACGACGGCAGCATCGCCGCGAAGACGCATCTGACCGGCGAGACGCACGTGGTCACCGACATGGCCGAAGACGAGGACGCCGAACCGGCGAAATCGACGTACCGGTCGGGGCTGAGCGTCCCCATCGGCGACGTGGCGGTGTTTCAAGCGGCGTCCTCGCTGCCGGACGCGTTCGACGAGACGGACGCCGAACTCGCCGAACTCCTGATGGCGCACGTCGCCGTGACCGCCGACAGAATCCGCGCCGAGGACGGCCTCCGCGAGGAACGCGACCGCTCGACCGCCCTCTTCGAGCAGGTGTCCGACGCCGCCGTCGCGTACGAAATCGACGGCGCGTCGGGCACGGTGCGGGTGCGAGAGGTCAACCGGACGTTCGAGGAGACGTTCGGCGTCGAGGCGTCGGAGGCCGTCGGACGGGACCTGACGGAGTTGGTCGTCCCCGACGGCGTGACGGACGCCGCCGAACTGCGCGTCGTGGACGGCGAGAGTCATCGCAGCGAAGTCCGCCGGTGCGGGCCCGACGGCGAACGCGACTTCATCCTGAACGTCGTGCCGTTCGCCTCCGGCGGGAGGGCAGACGAGGGGTTCGCGCTGTACACCGACATCACGGAACGAAAGCGCAGGGAGGCGGAACTCGAACGGCAAAACGAGCGGTTAGCGGAGTTCACGAACATCGTCAGCCACGACCTGCGGAACCCGCTTTCGGTCGCGCGCGGGCACCTCGAACTGGCCCGCGAGACGGAGTCAGAGGAGTCGTTCGAGGCGGTGCGAGAGGCGCTCGTTCGGATGGAGACGCTCATCGACGACCTGCTCTCGTTGGCGCGGCAGGGCGCGGTCGTCGGCGACCCCGAACCGGTCGACCTCGGAGAGGTCGCGTGTCGGGCGTGGCAGACCGTCGACGCCCCCGACGCGACGCTCTCGGTTCCGGCGACCGCGACGGTGGTCGCAGACGGTGACCGACTCGACGAACTCCTCGGGAACCTCTTTCGGAACGCCGTAGAGCACGGCGCTACCCGGGAACGAGAGTCTGCGGTGACGGTCACCGTCGGTCCGTTGGCGTCGGCAGACGGGTTCTACGTCGAAGACGACGGCCCCGGCATCGCCCCCGACCGCCGCGACGCGGTGTTCGAACCGGGCGAGACGACGGGCGGCGACGGAATCGGCTACGGCCTCCCCATCGTCCGCCGAATCGCCGAGGCGCACGACTGGTCGGTGACGCTGTGCGAGTCGGCGACCGGCGGGGCGCGCTTCGAGTTCACCGGGACCGAGTAA